The sequence below is a genomic window from Streptomyces sp. V1I1.
CGCAGACCGCGTCCTCGGTGATCAGGGCCTTGCGGTCGCCGTCGACCCGGCGGCTCAGCGAGACCTTCATGGCCTTGGTGCCCGAGTGGGCGTCGGCGACGGTCTCGAAGGCGAAGTCGTTGTCGCCCCAGCCGGACTTCTCCCAGCAGGCGGGCATGTCGGCAACGCCGGCGGTCTCGAAGCCCGGATTGGTGATCAGGTTGGGCGGGCCGGCGGAAGCCTGCTGCGGGGCGGATATCAGCAGCCCCCCGGTGAGCGCGGCTACGGCGAGCAGCGCGACGCGACGTCTCGCGCCTTGCCGCGCGACACGGCGTCTCCCGCCTTGCGGCGCAGTGCGGCGTCTCCCGCTTCGCAGCGCGGCGCCCGCCGCTCGCATGCGGCGCGGCGCGCGGATGCGCGGCAGGCGCGGCTTGGACGCGCGGGTCTCTGGCCCCGAGGGCCCGGGTGTGGGTGGCTCGGCTGGCATTACACGGTCCTTTCCTTGCGGCTCCCTCGACTGCTGCGGCTGTTGCTGCCGCCTCCCTCGTCCCGGTGGCGCCCACCGCTGCGCGGCAGATAGACAAGCGCCTCCGTCGCCGCGAACCGCAGGACGAACGTGGTCAGCAGCGCCAGCGCGGTGGCGGGCAGCACCGCCATCTCCATCCGGCCCACGAACAGCGCGATCAGCGGGATACGCAGCAGCAGATCGGCGTTGGCGAGCAGCGCGAACCGGCCCACCCGGTCCGCCCAGTGCCGGTACCTACGGCGGTCCCGGAACAGCAGCACCTCGATGAGGAGGAAGTTCCAGATCACGCCGAACTGGTTGGCGACGATCTCGGCCGGCAGATAGTGCATTCCGGCTGCGGTCAGGACATGCAGCCCGAGCAGGTTCGGCAGAAAGCCGGTGAGGCCGATCAGTCCGAAGGCCACCATCCGGGCCGCCGGTGATGCCGTACGCAGCGCGACGAGATGCCCGAGGAAGCGCATCCCTTCCTTCGCCGTCGACTTGGACTCGCCGGCGAACCTCTCCTGGAAGACGAACGGCACCTCGGCGACCGTCTCAGGGCGGCAGCGCACCGCCAGCTCCAGCAGGATCTTGTAACCGAGCGGCTTCAGCGCCTCGGCCGTCACCGCGCTGCGCCGGATCGCGAAGAAGCCGCTCATCGGGTCGCTGATGCCGCGCAGCCTGCGCGGGAAGAGTGCCTTCGTCAGCCAGGTCGCCCCGCGCGAGACGGCGATACGGTAGCCGCCGGCGAGGCCCGCACGGCTGCCGCCGCGGATGTAGCGGCTGGCGACGACGAGATCGGCGCCCGACCGCTCCCCCGCCGCGACGAGTTCCGGCACGAGCTCGGGCGGGTGCTGGAGGTCGGCGTCCATGACGACGATCCAGTCGGAGCCCGCGCCCTTCAGACCTTCGACGACCGCGCCGCCGAGCCCGCCGGTCGGGACGTCGCGGTGCAGTACGGCGACCGGGAACGGGCAGTCCTGCGCGGCGCCGCGGATCACGTCCGGGGTGTCGTCCGTCGAGTCGTCGACGAAGACGACCTCGCAGGGCAGCCGGGACGGCACGGACTCGGTGAGCTGGTGGAGCAACTCCCTTATGTTCTCGGACTCGTTGAAGGTCGGGATGATGACGGTGACGGCCCCGGGCTCGGCGAGCTGGGCGGCACTGAGTTCCGGATCGCCGAGTTCCTCGGCTCCAGTACGGGGGGTGGTGGTCATCGCTCGCCTCCGGTGATCCGGCGAATCTCGATCCGGTCCTCGCCGTCGCCGAAGACGGCGACGGGCTTCGAATGTTCAAGTGCCGCCTTGACGTTGGGCAGGTCGACGGCGTCGCGGCGGACGGTCGGCGACGAGACGACATAGTCGAGATCCCGCCAGCCGCGCGGGATCGTCTTCGTCACCGCGGGGTCGAGGTCGGCCTTGTAGAACCAGATCGCTCCGGTGCCCGGCTCGAACCCGTCGTGCACGAGGTCCAGCCAGAGCGCGTCGTCGACCAGGACCCGGGTGGACGCGGGGTCGGCGACCTCGTTCTGCATCCAGGAAGCGGCCGCGCGGTAGGGGGCGTTGGCGTCGACGGTGAGGGCGTCGCGGTTTCCGGCGTACCAGCTCGGCACGACGTATGCGGCGGCGGCAAGGGCGAGGGCGGCGGCGACCGTCCGCCGGAGGGGCTTGAAGTCAGCCCGTCCGGCAATTGAGGACTGGGGGTCTGGGGGCGAAGCCCCCAGCCTTCGCCGCAGCACCGCGTGCGCCACGCTCGCCGCGCCGCCCGCCAGCACCAGTGCCAGGAACGGCAGCGCCTGGATGACGTACATCGCGGGCAGATAGCCGGAGGGCCTCATCGCGACGAGCGCGAGGATCGCCACCACCAGCGCCGGTCCGGCGAGCGCGCGTGCGGTGACCGACCAGCGCAGGGTCACCAGCAGCAGGGCCGCGCCGGCGAGTCCGCCGAGCGGCAGCACCCGGTCGTAGTAGAGCCAGGACCGGAAGACGCCGTGCGAGCCCGAGCCCGAATCGAAGATGGAGCCCGAGCCCTCGCGGCCCATCTGGTACGTGATCCCGTCGATCAGCGACACATGGCCGGGCCCGGGGAACAGCTCATTGTTGAGCAGCGCGAAGAGCGGATACGCGAGCCCGATCAGCGCACATGCGGTGATCGCGCCGGTCACCGCGAACTTACGGGTGTCCCGGTGGCTGTGCCGCCACATCGTCACCAGCAGCGCGGGCAGCACCACCAGCATCGTCTCTTTGGTGAGCACCGAGGTCGCGGCGGCGAGCCCGGCGGCGAAGTGATGCCACAGATGGCGGCTGGGGGACGCGGCCAGGCAGAACGCCAGCAGCATCCACATCACCGCGATGTTGTCCAGGAAGATCTCGCGCTGGAGGACCACGGAGAGCGGGGAGAGCCCGAAGAGCAGCATCGCAAGACCGGCGGCCCAGCGCGGCAGGAACAGCCGGCGCGCCAGTATGTACAGCAGCACCGCGCACGCCGCGCTGACCAGCAGCATCGCGAACCGCATCGTCGCCACGGTCATCGTCTCGGGCGCGATCAGCGACGGAATCCAGGTGAGCGCGGCTATCTGGATCCAGCCGAGCGGCGGATGGTCGTACCAGTACGTGTAGTGCGCGAGCCCGTCGCCCTGCTGTACCGCCCAGGCCTGGGCGAGATAGGTGCCTTCGTCGTCGCTGAGGGTCGGGAAGTGCGTGATGTTCCAGCCCTGGACGAGCAGGATCACGGCCAGCAGCCCGAAGCACAGCAGGAGATCGGGCCGCGAGCTGCGGAAGCGTATGACGGGCCGGATGTGGACGGGCACCGTCGGCCGGGGCTTCGAGGCAGCGGGCAGAGTGGCGGTGTCAGGAGCCGGAGGCAGAGTTGTGGTCACCGGTGGGCGTCCTCTCGGGTCTCGGTGAGATGCGCGCCGACATGACTGGTCAGCTCCCACTCGTTGCGTCCCCGCTGCTCCCGCCAGACGGCGCGTATCGCGGCGCCGGCCAGGAGGACCTGGTAGAAGGGGCCGCCGACGATGAGCTTCAGGTAGTGGACGGTCCGGACGCGAAGGCCGTACTGCTTGCCGAAGTCGTGCAGCCCGACGATCTCGAAGACGACGGTGACCATGGCCGTGATCAGCGGCAGGAAGGTCACGATGGCGATCCCGACGGGGACGTCGAGGAAGAGCGCGATGGCCACGTTGAGCGGGATGATCACGCCGGAGAAGGCCTGCAGGAATGGCGTCATCAGGGTGTAGCGGGCGAGCCACCGCTGTCCGAAGCCCGGGAGCTGTTTCCAGTCCTTCTTCCGGTAGACCTGCAGAAAGCCCTGGTTCCAGCGGGTGCGCTGCTTGAGCAGGCTCATCAGCGTGCCGGGGGTCTCCTCACGGGTGACCATGTCGCTGTCGTACGCGACGACGACCTTCTTGCCGACGGACGAGAGCCGGACGCCCAGGTCGCAGTCCTCGGCAAGGCAGTTGGGGTCCCAGCCGTCCGCTTCGCGCAGCACAGCCGTTCGGACGAAGACGGTGTTGCCGCCGAGCGGGATGAAGCCCTTCTGTGCGTGCAGATGCAGGCGGCTGCGGAACCAGAAGAAGTACTCCAGGCAGTTGCGCAGGCTGTACCAGCTGGAGTGGAAGTTGATCAGCTGTACGCCGCCCTGGACGACGTCCGCGCCGGTGGAGGTGAAGGCGTGGTCGACATGGGCGAGCAGCTCGGGGTGGACCTGGTCCTCGGCGTCGAAGACGCCCACGATGTCGCCGCGGCAGTGCGGCAGCGCGGTGTTGAGGGCCTTGGGCTTGTTCTTCACCTCATGCGTGTCGGTGATGACCCGCACCCGCACCGGATCGCGCGCGGCCGAACGCTCGGCGACCGCCGCCGTCTCCGGGTCGTCGTGGCCGACGATCACGATGATCTCGAAGTTGGAGTGGCTGGACTCCAGCAGCCGCTCGATGGTGTGCTCCAGCACGGCCTGCTCGTGGCGGGCCGGCAGAAGCAGGGAGAAAGAAAGCCCGACGCCGCCGTCGGGCCGGTCGAACCGGGTCGCCGCGAGTATCTCGGGCGTACGCCAGGCATGCATCTGCCACCACAGCGTGAACGCCGCCATCCAGAACAGCGCCACGGAAATGGCAACAACGAACACCGATATGAGCACCGAAAGGTCCCCCCTTGGACCTGCGCCCCGGCAGCAGGACCCCCCTGGCCGGCGACACACCTGTGTCAGCCTCGGTGCGGCACTCCCCAGTGCAGACCCTCGGCTACTCCTCGTGCCCAGGACCCTATAGGCGGAAGGTTAAAGTCCGGTGCTCGCCTGATAAAAACTGAAGTTGCGCAGTCAATTGGCGAGTTTTCGGGCAAGTACGGACGCGTTCGCGGTAGGGGCGTCACAAACGAAGCGCTTGCACACGTACGCGGCGGGGCTGCCGTCCACCAGAGGACGGTCCCGCAGCAGCGGGAACTCCTCGCTGCCCGGTTCGCCGACCGCGACCACCGAGCCCGGGGCCTGCGACAACAGCGCCGTACGGTGCAACTCCCGTGTCGCCGCGTCGTCCTGAGGGCCGACCACCGCCACCTCGCGCGGCCCGTCCAGCAGCGCCTCCGCGACCGCGAGCCCCCAGCCGGTGAAACGCGGGGCCCGCGGCCCGAGCGCCTTCACCACGCCCAACGCGCCCTCCGCGGCGGTGCGATGGGCCTCGGAGCCGGTGTGGGCTGCATACGAAAGCAGCGCGCCGGCCGCCGCCGTCCAGCCGGACGGAGTCGCGCTGTCCGTCGGGTCCTGGGGGCGGCGGATCAGCCGCTCGGCGTCGTGCGCGGTGTCGTACAGCGCCCCGCCCTCGGCCACGAACTGGTCGATGACGATGTCCAGCAGAAAGCCGGCGAAATCCAGCCAAACGCCTTCACCCGTCACGCCCGCGAGCGCCAGGAAACCCTCCGCGACATTCGCATAGTCCTCCAACACTCCTGAATTCGCGCCGACTTGGCCGCCCTTGGAGGTACGGGCGAGGCGCGCCGCGCTGTCCATGTGCAGCCGCACCAGCAGATCGGCGGCCTCAGTGGCCCGCTCGACGAGATCCGGCCGTTCGAAGTACGCGCCGACCTCGGCGAGCGCCGCGATCGCGAGGCCGTTCCAGGCGGCGACCACCTTGTCGTCCCGCTCGGGGCGCGGCCGCTGCGCCCGTGCCGCAAGCAGCCGCTCCTTGACCGACGATTCGACCTCCTCGTCCGGGAGTTGAAGGACAGAGGCGCCCTCCTCGAAGGTCCCCTCCTCCGTCACCCCGAACAGCTCGGCGGCCCGCCGCCCGTCCTCGTCCCCCAGCACCTCGCGCAGCTGCTCCGGCGTCCACACATAGAACGCACCCTCGACATGCTTGCCCGTACCTCCCCCAGAGCCTTCGGCCCGGGGGTGCCCCCATCCGTCTCCGACGGCGCTGTCCGCGTCGAGCGCCGAGGCGAACCCGCCCTCGGCCGTGCGCAGCTCCCGCACCATGAAGTCCGCGGTCTCCAGCGCCACCCGCCGGGCCAGCTCCGAACCGGTCGCCCGCCACAGGTGTGCGTACACCCGGCACAGCAGGGCGTTGTCGTAGAGCATCTTCTCGAAGTGCGGCACCACCCACTCGCGGTCCACCGAGTACCGCGCGAAGCCGCCGCCGAGCTGGTCGTACATCCCGCCGCGGGCCATCGCCGCACACGTTTCCGCGGCCATCTCCAGTGCAGCCTCGGCCCCGGTCCGGGCGTAGTGCCGCAGCAGGAACTCGACGACCATCGACGGCGGGAACTTGGGCGCGCCGCCGAAGCCGCCGTGCCGCTCGTCGTACTCCCGGGTCAGCCCGAGCAGCGCCTGCGCCAGCTCCTCCTCGCCCGGCACTCCCTCGCCGCCGTACGCGAGCGAGCGCCCGGCCAGATCCCGGACGATCTTCCCGGCGACCTCGCCGACCTCGTCCCGCC
It includes:
- a CDS encoding thioredoxin domain-containing protein encodes the protein MPNRLAHETSPYLLQHADNPVDWWPWSGEAFDEARRRGVPVLLSVGYSSCHWCHVLAVESFEDEQTAAYMNEHFVNIKVDREERPDVDAVYMEAVQAATGQGGWPMTVFLTADGEPFYFGTYFPPEPRHGMASFRQVLEGVAAAWADRRDEVGEVAGKIVRDLAGRSLAYGGEGVPGEEELAQALLGLTREYDERHGGFGGAPKFPPSMVVEFLLRHYARTGAEAALEMAAETCAAMARGGMYDQLGGGFARYSVDREWVVPHFEKMLYDNALLCRVYAHLWRATGSELARRVALETADFMVRELRTAEGGFASALDADSAVGDGWGHPRAEGSGGGTGKHVEGAFYVWTPEQLREVLGDEDGRRAAELFGVTEEGTFEEGASVLQLPDEEVESSVKERLLAARAQRPRPERDDKVVAAWNGLAIAALAEVGAYFERPDLVERATEAADLLVRLHMDSAARLARTSKGGQVGANSGVLEDYANVAEGFLALAGVTGEGVWLDFAGFLLDIVIDQFVAEGGALYDTAHDAERLIRRPQDPTDSATPSGWTAAAGALLSYAAHTGSEAHRTAAEGALGVVKALGPRAPRFTGWGLAVAEALLDGPREVAVVGPQDDAATRELHRTALLSQAPGSVVAVGEPGSEEFPLLRDRPLVDGSPAAYVCKRFVCDAPTANASVLARKLAN
- a CDS encoding glycosyltransferase, with translation MTTTPRTGAEELGDPELSAAQLAEPGAVTVIIPTFNESENIRELLHQLTESVPSRLPCEVVFVDDSTDDTPDVIRGAAQDCPFPVAVLHRDVPTGGLGGAVVEGLKGAGSDWIVVMDADLQHPPELVPELVAAGERSGADLVVASRYIRGGSRAGLAGGYRIAVSRGATWLTKALFPRRLRGISDPMSGFFAIRRSAVTAEALKPLGYKILLELAVRCRPETVAEVPFVFQERFAGESKSTAKEGMRFLGHLVALRTASPAARMVAFGLIGLTGFLPNLLGLHVLTAAGMHYLPAEIVANQFGVIWNFLLIEVLLFRDRRRYRHWADRVGRFALLANADLLLRIPLIALFVGRMEMAVLPATALALLTTFVLRFAATEALVYLPRSGGRHRDEGGGSNSRSSRGSRKERTV
- a CDS encoding glycosyltransferase family 39 protein, translated to MTTTLPPAPDTATLPAASKPRPTVPVHIRPVIRFRSSRPDLLLCFGLLAVILLVQGWNITHFPTLSDDEGTYLAQAWAVQQGDGLAHYTYWYDHPPLGWIQIAALTWIPSLIAPETMTVATMRFAMLLVSAACAVLLYILARRLFLPRWAAGLAMLLFGLSPLSVVLQREIFLDNIAVMWMLLAFCLAASPSRHLWHHFAAGLAAATSVLTKETMLVVLPALLVTMWRHSHRDTRKFAVTGAITACALIGLAYPLFALLNNELFPGPGHVSLIDGITYQMGREGSGSIFDSGSGSHGVFRSWLYYDRVLPLGGLAGAALLLVTLRWSVTARALAGPALVVAILALVAMRPSGYLPAMYVIQALPFLALVLAGGAASVAHAVLRRRLGASPPDPQSSIAGRADFKPLRRTVAAALALAAAAYVVPSWYAGNRDALTVDANAPYRAAASWMQNEVADPASTRVLVDDALWLDLVHDGFEPGTGAIWFYKADLDPAVTKTIPRGWRDLDYVVSSPTVRRDAVDLPNVKAALEHSKPVAVFGDGEDRIEIRRITGGER
- a CDS encoding glycosyltransferase, which translates into the protein MAAFTLWWQMHAWRTPEILAATRFDRPDGGVGLSFSLLLPARHEQAVLEHTIERLLESSHSNFEIIVIVGHDDPETAAVAERSAARDPVRVRVITDTHEVKNKPKALNTALPHCRGDIVGVFDAEDQVHPELLAHVDHAFTSTGADVVQGGVQLINFHSSWYSLRNCLEYFFWFRSRLHLHAQKGFIPLGGNTVFVRTAVLREADGWDPNCLAEDCDLGVRLSSVGKKVVVAYDSDMVTREETPGTLMSLLKQRTRWNQGFLQVYRKKDWKQLPGFGQRWLARYTLMTPFLQAFSGVIIPLNVAIALFLDVPVGIAIVTFLPLITAMVTVVFEIVGLHDFGKQYGLRVRTVHYLKLIVGGPFYQVLLAGAAIRAVWREQRGRNEWELTSHVGAHLTETREDAHR